Within the Bacillus sp. FSL K6-3431 genome, the region GATGTTATTATCCGGTTGCTTGAAGAAGGATTGGTATCTGAGAAAGAAGCAAAATTAATGTTAAGTGTAATGGATAGGTCGGTTATATATATTGATTTGCCTGATCGGGATCACTTACGAGCAAGGTTGCTGAAAGCATTACTTCAAGCAATAAAATATGAATGAAGCGAAAGGGTGAACAAGATGATATGCCAGGAATGTAATGAAAGGCCGGCAACCTTACATTTTACAAAAGTTGTGAATGGCGAGAAAATGGTTATACAACTTTGCGAAAAGTGTGCACATGAAAAAAGTGAATTTTTTATGATGGATGGATCTGCAGGTTTCTCGATTAATGATTTGCTTGCAGGCATTCTGAATTTAGATAATGTTATGCAACAGCAACATGCACACCCTCCAACCGCAGCACATGTTATCCAATGTGGTGAATGCAAAATGACGTTTCAACAATTTATCAAGACAGGTAGATTCGGCTGTGCAAATTGTTACTATGCCTTCAAGGGACGGTTAACTCCTATTTTAAAAAGACTTCATAGTGGAAATATCATTCATGGTGGAAAAGTGCCTGAAAGAATTGGCGGTTCTATTCATATAAAAAAGAAAGTACAACAATTGCGTGCTGAATTAAACATGCTTATAGAACAAGAAGAGTTCGAAAAAGCCGCTAATGTACGTGATCAAATTCGCTCCCTCGAAAATAATTTAACAAATGAGGAGGGAAAAAGCTCATGAGTCTCGAAAAGTTCCTTAATAAGGCTGTAAGCTCTTGGATGTGTGCAGAAGGTCCAGATTCTGATGTGATCCTTAGTTCACGCATTAGGCTAGCAAGAAATCTCCGTAATTATAAATTTCCTACATTGTTTACAAATGAAGATGCTAAAAAAGTAATCAACGATATACAGGAGATTTTACACCATGGCGATTTTCAGCAATATGGTTCGATGGAATTATTAGTAGTGGATGAGTTAAAATCATTGCAAAAAAGAGTGCTTGTTGAAAAGCACTTAATTAGTCCTCGTCTTGCAGAGCATGCTTCTCATGGAGCGGTGCTCTTATCCGACAATGAGGACATAAGTATTATGATTAATGAAGAAGACCATATTAGAATACAATGCCTTTATCCTGGATTACAAATAAAAGAGGCGTTGGACAGAGCGAATGCGATTGATGACGTTTTAGAAGCTAAGGTAGATTTTGCCTTTGATGAGGATCTTGGGTATTTAACAAGTTGTCCGACTAACGTAGGAACGGGTCTAAGAGCTTCTGTAATGGTCCACTTACCAGCCCTAATTTTAACTAGCCAAATGAATCGGATTATTCCAGCCATTAATCAGTTAGGTCTTGTAGTGAGAGGCATGTACGGCGAAGGTAGCGAGGCTTTGGGAAATATTTTCCAAATTTCTAATCAAATTACATTAGGAAAGTCGGAAGAGGATATTG harbors:
- a CDS encoding UvrB/UvrC motif-containing protein, which produces MICQECNERPATLHFTKVVNGEKMVIQLCEKCAHEKSEFFMMDGSAGFSINDLLAGILNLDNVMQQQHAHPPTAAHVIQCGECKMTFQQFIKTGRFGCANCYYAFKGRLTPILKRLHSGNIIHGGKVPERIGGSIHIKKKVQQLRAELNMLIEQEEFEKAANVRDQIRSLENNLTNEEGKSS
- a CDS encoding protein arginine kinase; translation: MSLEKFLNKAVSSWMCAEGPDSDVILSSRIRLARNLRNYKFPTLFTNEDAKKVINDIQEILHHGDFQQYGSMELLVVDELKSLQKRVLVEKHLISPRLAEHASHGAVLLSDNEDISIMINEEDHIRIQCLYPGLQIKEALDRANAIDDVLEAKVDFAFDEDLGYLTSCPTNVGTGLRASVMVHLPALILTSQMNRIIPAINQLGLVVRGMYGEGSEALGNIFQISNQITLGKSEEDIVGDLTSVVQQIIGQERSAREALVKTSNIQLEDRVFRSLGILANSRIIETKEAAECLSDVRLGIDTGYIKHLSKNILNELMILMQPGFLQQYAGGPLRPTERDIKRAAFIRERLKLDERDC